One Faecalicatena sp. Marseille-Q4148 DNA window includes the following coding sequences:
- a CDS encoding nucleotide kinase, with translation MMRHIFLTGEKRIGKSTILQKALRTYEKSVGGFYTVRTNELLGNHYSVHLLRAGETPHITEENFLFLCGEKDEMVEKRFDRIGCQALEDAQNCSLIVMDELGPHEEKAEKFVAAVDELLNGEVPILGVLQKTAGCCWPQIAAHPAVKILEITKENRNDPQILDEIRTIMGKH, from the coding sequence ATGATGAGACATATATTCTTAACAGGAGAGAAGCGGATCGGCAAATCCACAATTTTGCAGAAGGCATTAAGAACGTATGAAAAAAGTGTGGGAGGATTTTATACCGTTCGCACAAATGAACTTTTGGGAAATCACTACTCCGTGCATTTGCTCAGAGCAGGAGAAACACCGCATATAACGGAAGAAAATTTTTTGTTTCTTTGTGGAGAGAAAGATGAGATGGTGGAGAAACGATTTGACCGGATTGGGTGCCAGGCTTTGGAAGATGCCCAAAATTGTTCGCTTATTGTGATGGATGAACTTGGACCGCATGAAGAAAAGGCAGAAAAGTTTGTTGCAGCGGTTGACGAACTTCTGAATGGAGAGGTGCCGATATTAGGAGTGCTGCAAAAAACTGCAGGATGCTGCTGGCCGCAGATCGCAGCCCATCCTGCAGTGAAAATACTGGAAATTACAAAAGAGAATCGGAATGATCCTCAGATTCTGGATGAAATTCGGACGATCATGGGAAAGCATTAG
- a CDS encoding class I SAM-dependent methyltransferase: MLSYFMSLQETKILGRQTPSVGKWNERANVWKKEQKRNPKGDARAASAVRFLEERGILGANSHIVDIGCGPGRFAAAFARKAERVVGLDISENMVQNGREYLQSEGITNAELRICDFQELDIDREDYREAFDLVFMSMTPAVRGLEGLRKAIAMSRAWCCNISHISWENHLQEQMMEELFGRKMERKWIGASFYSLFNVLFLMGYHPETSYEKRHQENFVLADEEYARSAMEHMLPKQEASEEQLERIHTWLLSHANEKGEIKEVIDYCYGRIVWDVREKTIRPNYLEPEGVKSI; the protein is encoded by the coding sequence ATGCTGTCTTATTTTATGTCTTTACAAGAAACGAAAATACTAGGCAGGCAGACGCCTTCTGTTGGAAAATGGAACGAGCGGGCGAATGTATGGAAAAAGGAACAGAAACGCAATCCGAAAGGAGATGCACGGGCAGCAAGCGCGGTAAGATTTTTAGAGGAGAGGGGAATTCTCGGAGCGAATAGTCATATTGTAGATATTGGCTGCGGACCCGGAAGATTTGCAGCAGCATTTGCACGAAAAGCGGAGCGAGTAGTAGGGTTAGACATTTCTGAAAATATGGTTCAAAATGGCAGAGAATATCTTCAAAGTGAAGGGATTACGAATGCAGAACTTCGGATCTGTGATTTTCAGGAGTTAGATATTGACCGGGAAGATTATCGAGAAGCGTTTGACCTTGTATTTATGTCTATGACACCGGCAGTCCGGGGACTGGAAGGACTTCGGAAAGCCATAGCAATGAGCAGGGCATGGTGCTGTAATATTTCTCATATTAGCTGGGAGAACCACTTGCAGGAACAAATGATGGAAGAACTTTTTGGAAGAAAAATGGAGCGAAAGTGGATAGGAGCTTCATTTTATTCACTGTTTAATGTACTGTTTTTGATGGGATATCATCCGGAGACAAGCTATGAAAAACGGCATCAGGAGAACTTTGTTCTGGCAGATGAAGAATATGCCAGGTCTGCTATGGAACACATGCTCCCGAAACAAGAGGCATCGGAAGAACAGCTTGAAAGAATTCACACATGGCTTCTGAGTCATGCAAATGAAAAGGGAGAGATCAAAGAAGTGATCGACTATTGCTATGGAAGGATTGTATGGGATGTAAGAGAGAAAACAATTCGTCCAAACTACCTGGAGCCTGAGGGAGTGAAAAGCATATGA
- a CDS encoding ABC transporter ATP-binding protein: MLLEIENVYGGYGRKDVVRGVSCSASCGEILCLLGPNGCGKTTLFRMMLGSLPVRAGQIRIDGQDIRYLSQRQLASLIAYIPQYHTPVFAYTVLDVVVMGKAAHISAFDTPGAKEREAAFDALEKVNAVDLANKKYTDLSGGQRQLVLIARAICQSAKVFVMDEPAANLDYANHKLLMEVVEELAGKGYCVIMSTHSPEYPASVGSKVLMMKEGKVAAFGAPNQVITPENLEAVYGIEMDVMTVTDRYGTVRKVCLPVKAPKYL, encoded by the coding sequence ATGTTGCTGGAAATCGAGAATGTATACGGAGGATATGGGCGAAAAGATGTGGTAAGAGGTGTAAGCTGCAGCGCTTCGTGCGGAGAAATCTTATGTCTCCTCGGACCGAATGGATGTGGAAAGACAACGCTGTTCAGAATGATGTTAGGTTCTCTGCCGGTGCGGGCAGGACAAATCAGAATTGATGGGCAGGATATCCGCTACCTTTCTCAGAGGCAGCTCGCCAGTCTGATTGCCTACATACCGCAGTACCACACACCGGTATTTGCTTATACCGTGTTGGATGTGGTAGTTATGGGAAAAGCAGCACATATTTCAGCCTTTGACACGCCGGGAGCGAAAGAGCGTGAAGCTGCTTTTGATGCGCTTGAAAAGGTCAATGCAGTTGATCTTGCCAATAAGAAATATACAGATTTGAGTGGAGGCCAGCGTCAGCTTGTATTGATTGCGAGGGCAATCTGTCAGTCGGCGAAAGTCTTTGTTATGGATGAGCCCGCGGCGAATCTGGATTATGCCAACCATAAACTTTTAATGGAGGTTGTGGAAGAACTGGCTGGGAAAGGATATTGTGTCATTATGTCAACGCACAGTCCGGAATATCCTGCATCTGTCGGAAGCAAAGTGCTTATGATGAAAGAAGGAAAAGTAGCAGCGTTTGGAGCGCCGAATCAGGTGATTACACCAGAAAATCTGGAGGCTGTATATGGCATTGAGATGGATGTGATGACAGTAACAGACCGTTATGGAACCGTGCGAAAAGTCTGTCTTCCGGTCAAAGCACCGAAATATTTATAG
- a CDS encoding iron ABC transporter permease yields the protein MLELQVEMKNERQRRRRYRVMLTAMFLSLGIVTILSFGIGYYPLSPSQVAGAFLSGIGYEQEILPQAVTIFWKIRLPRILSAVFIGASLSVAGAAYQGMFRNPLVSPDILGVSSGASLGAAFAILSGMTNWGVQVSAFTGGILAVAASYLISRRSAHAQTLSLVLTGSMIMSLCNAGVTMIKYVADPNDVLQQITFWLMGSLTKTDLNAFGWSAVPMMIGLVLIFLLRWRINLLTLDEEEAKSLGINIRYYRIIFIFASTLLSAAAVCLGGLIGWVGLMIPHMARALVGVDYGRLIPASAMLGGIYLVLMDDIARSLMSMELPLGVVTSIMGAPFFIYLIIKRKEQ from the coding sequence ATGCTGGAACTACAAGTAGAAATGAAAAATGAAAGACAGAGACGAAGACGCTATCGTGTAATGCTGACGGCGATGTTTCTAAGTCTTGGGATTGTGACAATACTGTCTTTTGGTATTGGATATTATCCGCTGTCGCCGTCACAGGTAGCGGGGGCATTTCTTTCGGGAATAGGATATGAGCAGGAAATTCTGCCACAGGCAGTTACCATTTTCTGGAAGATCAGGTTACCGAGGATTTTGTCAGCTGTGTTTATCGGAGCGTCGCTTTCAGTTGCGGGGGCGGCATATCAGGGAATGTTTCGAAACCCATTAGTTTCGCCTGATATTCTTGGCGTTTCTTCCGGTGCCAGTTTGGGAGCGGCATTTGCTATTTTGAGCGGAATGACGAACTGGGGGGTTCAAGTGTCTGCATTTACCGGAGGGATTCTTGCAGTAGCGGCATCTTACTTAATCAGCAGGCGTTCTGCTCACGCCCAGACGTTGAGCCTTGTGCTTACCGGTTCTATGATCATGTCACTTTGTAATGCCGGAGTAACGATGATTAAATATGTGGCTGATCCAAATGATGTTCTGCAGCAAATTACATTCTGGCTCATGGGAAGTCTGACGAAGACAGATCTGAATGCCTTTGGGTGGAGCGCAGTTCCGATGATGATTGGACTTGTACTTATCTTTCTTCTGCGATGGAGGATTAATTTACTTACACTGGATGAAGAAGAAGCGAAAAGTCTTGGGATTAATATTCGATATTACCGGATTATCTTTATCTTTGCTTCGACACTGCTAAGTGCAGCGGCGGTTTGTCTCGGAGGATTGATTGGCTGGGTTGGGCTTATGATTCCGCATATGGCACGAGCACTTGTAGGAGTGGACTATGGACGACTGATTCCGGCGAGCGCTATGCTTGGGGGAATTTATCTTGTGCTGATGGACGATATTGCAAGGTCACTAATGTCAATGGAGCTTCCGCTTGGCGTAGTGACGAGTATTATGGGAGCGCCGTTTTTTATTTATCTCATCATTAAGCGAAAGGAGCAATAA
- a CDS encoding ABC transporter substrate-binding protein, with the protein MKHTKQILAALLALVLTFSTLAGCSGKPAKGTSKPKTDTSKQQEASQDTSREITDMAGRNVTVPAKVTSVFSTGPAAAIYLYTLVPDLLLGWNYDLNEIEKSVILEKYHTLPNFGMGDSVNYEAVIAAGPDIALNVGAINDAMISDCDSLSEQLGIPVIAVDGDLEAAADAYRFMGELFDVSDQAEKLAAYAEKTFADIDAMEIPADKKVRLYYGNGEDSLETAPKGSDHAQLIDLVKAENVADLELGDGSRVQISAEQLLAWNPDVIAVVGEPKASLSGHSAADAILNNPDFASLKAVQEGKVYGIPNAPFNWVDRPAGPNRIIGIRWLSGLLYPEYLNFDADDAVKEFFSLFYHVDLTEEQLQQLYDGTIGTK; encoded by the coding sequence ATGAAACATACGAAACAGATTCTGGCAGCACTTCTCGCGCTTGTCCTGACATTCAGTACACTTGCGGGCTGTTCCGGAAAGCCTGCAAAAGGCACATCTAAGCCAAAAACCGACACTTCAAAACAACAGGAAGCTTCACAGGATACTTCAAGAGAAATTACCGATATGGCCGGACGTAACGTAACTGTTCCTGCCAAAGTAACATCTGTATTTTCCACCGGCCCTGCTGCCGCAATTTATTTATACACGCTTGTGCCGGATCTGCTGCTTGGATGGAACTATGATCTAAATGAAATAGAAAAAAGTGTCATCCTTGAAAAATATCACACGCTTCCGAATTTCGGTATGGGAGATTCTGTCAACTATGAAGCTGTGATTGCTGCCGGTCCTGATATTGCGCTCAATGTCGGAGCGATCAATGATGCCATGATTTCTGACTGTGACAGTCTTTCCGAACAGCTCGGTATCCCAGTCATCGCAGTAGACGGTGATTTAGAAGCAGCTGCCGATGCATATCGTTTTATGGGAGAATTATTTGACGTAAGCGATCAGGCTGAAAAGCTTGCCGCATATGCCGAAAAAACATTCGCGGATATTGACGCTATGGAAATCCCGGCAGATAAAAAAGTCCGCCTCTATTATGGAAACGGAGAAGACTCTCTCGAAACAGCTCCAAAAGGATCTGATCATGCACAGCTGATTGACCTTGTAAAAGCTGAAAATGTTGCCGACTTAGAACTCGGGGACGGTTCCCGTGTCCAGATTTCTGCCGAGCAGCTTCTTGCCTGGAATCCGGATGTCATCGCAGTAGTCGGAGAACCAAAAGCCAGCTTGAGCGGACACTCCGCCGCCGATGCAATTTTAAATAACCCGGATTTTGCATCTTTAAAAGCAGTTCAGGAAGGGAAAGTGTATGGAATTCCAAATGCACCATTTAACTGGGTTGACCGCCCGGCCGGTCCTAACCGCATCATCGGCATCCGCTGGTTATCCGGTCTCCTCTATCCGGAATATCTCAACTTTGATGCAGACGATGCTGTGAAAGAATTCTTCAGTCTTTTCTACCATGTAGATCTGACAGAGGAACAGCTTCAGCAGCTTTATGACGGAACGATTGGAACAAAGTAA
- a CDS encoding HD domain-containing protein, whose amino-acid sequence MTAENERLQKQIAFIKEIDKVKSIFRQTYLADGTRKENDAEHSWHIALMAVLLKEYVSEDVDVAKVMTMVLLHDLVEIDAGDTYAYDSEGAKSKREREVKAADRIFGILPEDQGMYFRELWEEFEAYETPDAKYAHLLDNFQPLLLNDASGGRSWNEHGVHKSQIYKRNEKVQETSEEIWNTIQEVVESHIAKGNIIEK is encoded by the coding sequence ATGACGGCAGAGAACGAGAGATTACAAAAGCAGATTGCATTTATAAAAGAGATTGATAAAGTAAAGAGTATTTTCCGTCAGACATATCTGGCAGACGGCACACGCAAGGAGAATGATGCAGAACATTCCTGGCACATTGCATTGATGGCAGTGCTTTTGAAAGAATACGTATCAGAGGATGTGGATGTGGCGAAAGTTATGACAATGGTGCTGCTCCATGATCTGGTAGAAATTGATGCCGGAGATACGTATGCTTATGACAGTGAAGGCGCTAAGTCCAAGCGAGAGAGAGAAGTGAAGGCTGCAGACAGGATATTTGGAATCCTGCCGGAAGATCAGGGTATGTACTTCCGGGAACTATGGGAGGAATTTGAAGCTTACGAGACGCCGGATGCCAAGTATGCGCATCTGCTTGATAATTTTCAGCCGCTGCTGTTAAATGATGCGTCAGGAGGAAGAAGCTGGAACGAGCATGGAGTTCATAAGAGCCAGATTTATAAAAGAAACGAAAAAGTTCAGGAGACATCGGAGGAAATCTGGAATACGATTCAAGAGGTTGTAGAATCTCATATTGCTAAAGGAAATATCATTGAGAAATAA
- a CDS encoding MarR family transcriptional regulator, translated as MSAYETINDILVHLFNEIWELEEKAIITKEFEDITNNDMHVIEAIGLGEGNNMSTIARKLNVTVGTLTTAMNSLVNKKYVVRRRSEKDRRVVYVSLTEKGEKAYRHHEEFHHQMTQAVLDKLGEEELPVLMKTLEGLSEFFRSYKA; from the coding sequence ATGAGTGCATATGAGACGATTAATGATATACTGGTACATTTGTTTAATGAGATATGGGAATTAGAAGAGAAAGCAATCATTACAAAGGAATTCGAGGATATTACGAATAATGATATGCATGTCATTGAGGCCATTGGACTAGGTGAAGGCAATAATATGTCAACGATTGCGAGAAAGCTGAATGTAACGGTCGGGACATTGACAACAGCGATGAACAGTCTTGTAAATAAGAAATATGTTGTCAGGAGACGAAGCGAGAAAGACCGACGCGTTGTGTATGTCAGTCTGACTGAGAAGGGAGAGAAGGCTTACCGTCATCACGAGGAGTTTCATCACCAGATGACTCAGGCGGTGCTTGATAAACTTGGGGAAGAGGAACTTCCGGTGCTGATGAAGACGCTGGAAGGGCTGTCAGAATTTTTCAGAAGTTATAAGGCATAG
- a CDS encoding nitronate monooxygenase, protein MNRGQPWKLGERSVKYPILQGGMGIGISLGGLAGAVAREGGVGIISAAQIGFREPDFDSNPLEANLRAMEKEYTKARKTAPDGIIGFNIMMAMNHCEAYVKKAVEIGADLIVSGAGLPTELPAWAKDSGNKTMLAPIVSTEKAAKVILKYWWKKHHVVPELLIIEGPQAGGHLGFSEAQLRELEQVDYRNEIRKILDVVKSYEEVSGCRIMTAVGGGIDTKEKADSVFELGADAIQVATRFVTTEECDADQRYKEAYLKAGKEDIAIVKSPVGMPGRAILNPFMKRVIAGEKISHSCHGCLHGCQPQQIPYCITDALIHAVKGETDEGLLFCGAKAWKATRIETVKEVIESFF, encoded by the coding sequence ATGAACAGAGGACAACCGTGGAAACTTGGAGAGCGGTCAGTGAAATATCCCATTCTTCAAGGAGGAATGGGAATCGGAATCAGCCTCGGAGGACTTGCCGGAGCTGTTGCGAGAGAAGGCGGTGTGGGAATTATTTCTGCGGCGCAGATTGGATTTCGGGAACCGGATTTCGACAGCAATCCGTTGGAAGCAAATCTAAGAGCCATGGAAAAGGAGTATACGAAGGCAAGGAAGACAGCACCGGACGGGATTATTGGATTTAATATTATGATGGCGATGAATCACTGCGAAGCCTATGTGAAAAAGGCGGTTGAGATTGGAGCGGATCTGATTGTATCCGGAGCAGGTCTTCCGACAGAGCTTCCGGCATGGGCGAAGGATTCAGGGAACAAAACGATGCTTGCCCCGATTGTATCAACGGAGAAAGCGGCAAAGGTCATTTTGAAGTACTGGTGGAAAAAACATCATGTTGTTCCGGAACTTCTGATCATAGAAGGTCCGCAGGCAGGAGGGCATCTTGGATTTTCTGAAGCACAGCTTAGAGAGCTGGAGCAGGTAGATTATAGAAATGAGATCCGAAAAATCCTGGATGTGGTAAAAAGCTATGAAGAAGTGTCGGGATGCCGGATTATGACAGCGGTGGGCGGTGGAATTGATACGAAAGAAAAAGCAGATAGTGTTTTCGAACTCGGTGCAGATGCGATTCAAGTAGCAACCCGCTTTGTAACAACAGAGGAATGCGATGCAGATCAACGATATAAGGAGGCTTATCTGAAAGCAGGAAAAGAAGATATTGCGATTGTAAAAAGTCCGGTGGGGATGCCGGGAAGGGCAATTCTAAATCCATTTATGAAAAGAGTCATTGCCGGCGAAAAAATTTCCCACAGTTGTCACGGATGTCTTCACGGGTGTCAGCCACAGCAGATTCCGTACTGTATCACAGATGCATTAATCCATGCTGTGAAAGGAGAGACAGATGAGGGACTGCTCTTTTGCGGTGCCAAAGCCTGGAAAGCCACACGAATAGAAACCGTAAAAGAAGTCATTGAATCTTTTTTCTAA
- a CDS encoding acetyl-CoA carboxylase carboxyltransferase subunit beta produces MNLKEVFQKRKNHLVVKKLSKEINECGRTDGKPEVPDGLLKKCNFCKAAILAEEVRQNNYICPECHGYFRMHANRRIEMIADEGSFEEWDEKLSTVNPLGYKGYEEKIDSLQEKTGLNEAVVIGKARIHGEETVLGVCDGRFLMASMGHIVGEKITRAVERATKERLPVILFACSGGARMQEGMVSLMQMSKTAAALRRHSDEGNLYISVLTDPTTGGVTASFAMLGDIILAEPNALIGFAGPRVIEQTIGQKLPKGFQRSEFLLEHGFIDGIAERGEMKELLGKLLRLHKACPKETEGIIAMPEEEKITVLRSGKKTPWDKVLASRAKDRPSGSVYIRSLFNDFVEMHGDRYFGDDKAILAGIASFEGRPVTVIAQEKGNSTKENIAHNFGMASPEGYRKALRMMKQAEKFGRPVICFVDTPGAFCGIEAEERGQGEAIARNLFEMAGLRVPVLTIVTGEGGSGGALALASGDEVWMLENAVYSILSPEGFAAILWKDSKRAKEAAKVMKLTAEELKEMGMIEQIIDEPEVLTGENVELVCKTLREEMNKFLVKYSNLNIEKLLEQRYERFRKF; encoded by the coding sequence ATGAATTTGAAAGAAGTATTTCAGAAAAGAAAGAATCACCTTGTTGTGAAAAAACTTTCGAAAGAAATAAATGAATGTGGAAGAACAGATGGGAAACCGGAAGTTCCGGATGGTCTGTTGAAAAAATGTAATTTTTGTAAGGCAGCTATTCTGGCAGAGGAAGTGCGGCAGAATAACTATATTTGTCCGGAATGTCACGGATATTTCCGAATGCATGCCAATCGCAGAATTGAGATGATTGCAGATGAAGGAAGTTTTGAAGAATGGGATGAAAAACTTTCAACAGTAAATCCACTTGGGTATAAAGGATATGAGGAAAAGATTGATTCGCTTCAGGAAAAAACAGGGCTGAACGAAGCCGTTGTAATCGGAAAGGCACGGATCCATGGAGAAGAGACCGTTCTTGGAGTTTGTGACGGAAGATTTCTGATGGCGAGTATGGGACATATTGTAGGTGAAAAAATTACAAGAGCGGTGGAGAGAGCGACAAAAGAACGACTCCCTGTAATTTTATTTGCCTGCTCTGGCGGTGCCAGAATGCAGGAGGGCATGGTCTCATTGATGCAGATGTCTAAGACCGCAGCGGCATTGCGAAGACATAGTGATGAAGGAAATTTATATATTTCGGTGCTGACAGATCCGACAACAGGAGGAGTTACTGCAAGCTTTGCAATGCTTGGGGATATTATTCTGGCAGAACCAAATGCATTGATTGGTTTTGCGGGGCCGCGTGTCATTGAACAGACAATCGGTCAGAAACTGCCGAAAGGATTTCAGAGATCAGAATTCCTTCTGGAACATGGATTTATTGACGGTATCGCAGAGCGAGGAGAAATGAAAGAACTTCTTGGAAAACTTCTGAGACTGCATAAAGCCTGTCCGAAAGAAACAGAAGGAATAATTGCAATGCCGGAAGAGGAAAAAATAACGGTTTTGCGCTCCGGCAAAAAAACACCGTGGGATAAGGTGCTTGCTTCCAGGGCAAAGGATCGCCCATCAGGTTCTGTGTATATTCGCAGTCTATTCAATGATTTTGTCGAGATGCATGGGGATCGTTATTTTGGCGATGATAAGGCGATTTTAGCAGGAATTGCTTCTTTTGAAGGAAGACCGGTAACAGTAATTGCCCAGGAAAAGGGAAATTCAACAAAAGAAAATATTGCACATAATTTTGGCATGGCATCACCGGAAGGCTATCGGAAAGCGCTTCGAATGATGAAGCAGGCAGAAAAATTCGGCCGTCCGGTTATTTGTTTTGTAGATACGCCCGGAGCCTTTTGCGGCATTGAGGCAGAAGAGCGGGGACAGGGAGAAGCAATTGCCAGAAATCTGTTTGAAATGGCAGGATTGAGGGTGCCGGTTCTGACAATTGTGACCGGAGAAGGCGGAAGCGGAGGAGCGCTTGCGCTGGCGTCCGGCGATGAAGTATGGATGCTGGAAAATGCAGTATATTCGATCTTATCACCGGAAGGTTTTGCAGCAATTTTGTGGAAAGACAGTAAACGGGCAAAAGAGGCTGCTAAAGTGATGAAGCTTACGGCAGAAGAGCTAAAAGAGATGGGAATGATTGAACAGATCATTGATGAGCCGGAAGTATTGACGGGAGAAAATGTAGAACTGGTTTGCAAGACACTAAGAGAAGAAATGAATAAATTTCTTGTGAAATATAGCAATTTGAATATAGAGAAACTTTTGGAACAGAGATATGAGAGATTTCGAAAGTTTTAA
- a CDS encoding acetyl-CoA carboxylase biotin carboxylase subunit gives MIQKVLIANRGEIAVRIIRACREMGIETVAVYSEADRDALHTQLADEAICIGPAASGESYLNMASILSATIVSGADAIHPGFGFLSENSKFASLCEQCHITFIGPSSEMIKCLGNKSAARNTMMNAGVPVIPGSKEPIIDAKTGAREAKRIGYPVMIKAALGGGGKGMRMAKTPDVFEACFQTAQKEAEMAFGDGTMYIEHFVSHPRHIEFQILADKFGNVIHLGERDCSVQRNHQKLIEESPSAALSEELRHKMGEAAVRAAKAAKYENAGTIEFLLEPSGAFYFMEMNTRIQVEHPVTEWVTGIDLIKEQIRIASGLPLTYCQEDVVLRGHAIECRINAECPQKNFRPSPGKITELYLPGGRGVRIDTAIYSGYTVPPYYDSMLAKLIVHGENRQDAIVKMRCALEETMIEGIETNIDYQYEIMNHPDYEAGNIDIEFIEHMQSQREAQLSQ, from the coding sequence ATGATTCAGAAAGTATTGATTGCAAACAGAGGAGAAATTGCAGTTCGGATTATCCGGGCATGCAGAGAGATGGGAATTGAGACGGTAGCAGTATATTCAGAAGCAGACAGAGATGCGCTGCACACCCAGCTTGCAGACGAAGCAATCTGTATCGGACCGGCAGCGTCCGGAGAGAGCTATTTGAATATGGCAAGTATTTTAAGCGCCACAATCGTGTCGGGAGCGGATGCTATTCATCCGGGATTCGGATTTCTTTCAGAAAACAGCAAATTTGCCAGCTTGTGTGAACAATGTCACATTACATTTATCGGACCTTCATCGGAAATGATTAAATGTCTCGGCAATAAATCTGCTGCAAGAAATACGATGATGAACGCCGGTGTACCGGTAATTCCGGGAAGCAAGGAACCGATCATTGATGCAAAAACCGGAGCCAGAGAAGCAAAGCGCATCGGATATCCGGTAATGATTAAGGCTGCCCTTGGAGGCGGAGGCAAGGGAATGCGCATGGCTAAGACTCCGGATGTGTTTGAAGCATGTTTTCAGACGGCGCAGAAAGAAGCAGAGATGGCATTCGGAGACGGAACAATGTATATAGAGCATTTTGTAAGTCATCCAAGACATATTGAATTTCAGATTCTTGCAGATAAATTTGGGAACGTGATCCATCTGGGAGAGCGTGACTGTTCTGTGCAGAGAAATCATCAGAAATTAATCGAAGAATCGCCGTCTGCAGCATTGTCGGAAGAACTGCGTCATAAGATGGGCGAGGCAGCTGTCCGGGCTGCAAAAGCTGCTAAATATGAAAATGCCGGTACAATTGAATTTCTTCTGGAACCGAGCGGGGCATTTTATTTTATGGAAATGAATACGCGGATTCAGGTAGAACATCCGGTAACAGAGTGGGTAACAGGAATTGATCTGATCAAAGAACAGATTCGCATTGCATCAGGACTTCCGCTTACTTATTGTCAGGAAGATGTTGTTCTGCGGGGACATGCGATTGAATGCCGTATCAATGCAGAATGTCCACAGAAGAATTTTCGGCCGTCACCTGGGAAAATTACTGAACTGTATTTGCCAGGCGGAAGAGGCGTCCGGATTGATACAGCCATCTACAGCGGTTATACTGTTCCGCCATATTATGATTCTATGTTAGCGAAGTTAATTGTGCATGGAGAGAACCGACAGGATGCAATCGTAAAAATGCGCTGTGCACTGGAAGAGACGATGATCGAAGGAATCGAAACGAATATTGATTATCAATATGAGATTATGAATCATCCGGACTATGAAGCGGGAAATATTGACATTGAATTTATTGAACATATGCAGTCTCAGAGAGAAGCACAGCTGTCACAATAA